In the genome of Triticum urartu cultivar G1812 chromosome 5, Tu2.1, whole genome shotgun sequence, one region contains:
- the LOC125555770 gene encoding uncharacterized protein LOC125555770 — MAPAHLESTYKASPFRKPTQQQLLPNTTESPMAGARRSEQSLAVAGSTRDPGRPQRRRAQFPLYAELAALLPGDLSRANQVEILDAAVAHLKVLSDTAAVLEAYRALQRDAGPVRPAAVEVASREAVCIAVRAAAARPGALTRLLEVFDRRGVEVLGVTVTRDGRAATADVMVTAAAAAPEVVELIKAEIAGIK; from the exons ATGGCACCTGCACACCTCGAGAGCACCTACAAAGCATCTCCCTTCCGCAAACCAACGCAGCAGCAGCTTCTTCCCAACACCACCGAGAGTCCCATGGCTGGAGCGCGTCGGTCGGAGCAGTCCCTTGCTGTCGCTGGCTCGACGCGGGATCCCGGCCGGCCCCAGCGCAGGCGGGCCCAATTCCCGCTGTACGCCGAGCTCGCCGCGCTGCTCCCCGGCGACCTCTCTCGG GCGAACCAGGTGGAGATCTTGGACGCGGCGGTGGCGCACCTGAAGGTGCTGTCGGACACGGCGGCTGTGCTCGAGGCGTACAGGGCGCTTCAGCGCGACGCGGGGCCTGTGCGCCCAGCAGCTGTCGAGGTGGCGTCACGGGAGGCGGTCTGCATAGCCGTGCGGGCGGCGGCAGCGCGTCCGGGcgcgctgacgcgcttgctcgaaGTGTTCGACCGGCGCGGAGTGGAGGTCCTGGGGGTCACGGTGACGCGCGACGGGCGTGCCGCGACTGCCGATGTCATGGTCACTGCGGCCGCCGCGGCGCCGGAGGTCGTCGAGCTCATCAAGGCGGAGATCGCTGGCATCAAGTGA